One Saimiri boliviensis isolate mSaiBol1 chromosome 17, mSaiBol1.pri, whole genome shotgun sequence genomic window carries:
- the LOC101053509 gene encoding keratin, type I cuticular Ha7 — MTSSYSSSSCLLGCTMAPGGRNACVSPIDTGCQPGAEAKAASMCLLANVAHANRVRVGSTPLGRPSLCLPPTCHTACPLPGTCHIPGNIGICGAYGENTLNGHEKETMQFLNDRLANYLEKVRQLERENAELESQLRERSKCHESTVCPDYQSYFRTIEELQQKILCSKAENARLIVQIDNAKLAADDFRIKLESERSLRQLVEADMCGMQKLLDDATLAKADLEAQQESLKEEQLSLKSNHEQEVKTLRSQLGDKIRIELDIEPTIDLGRVLGEMRAQYEAMVETNRQDAEQWFQAQSEGISLQAMSCSEELQCCQSEILELRCTVNALEVERQAQHTLKDCLQNSLCEAEDRFGTELAQMQSLISNVEEQLSEIRADLERQNQEYQVLLDVKARLENEIATYRNLLESEDCKLPCNPCSTPASCTSCPSCGPVTCVPPSGHGASTGRCL, encoded by the exons ATGACCTCCTCCTACAGCAGCTCCTCCTGCCTTCTGGGCTGCACCATGGCTCCTGGAGGAAGAAATGCCTGCGTCTCTCCCATCGACACTGGGTGCCAGCCCGGGGCAGAGGCCAAGGCTGCCTCCATGTGCCTCTTGGCCAACGTGGCACACGCCAACCGAGTCCGTGTGGGGTCCACCCCCCTGGGCCGCCCCAGCCTCTGTCTGCCCCCCACCTGCCACACTGCTTGTCCCTTGCCAGGGACCTGCCACATTCCCGGCAACATCGGAATCTGTGGGGCTTACGGCGAAAACACCCTGAATGGCCATGAGAAAGAGACCATGCAGTTCCTGAACGACCGCCTGGCCAACTACCTGGAGAAGGTGCGCCAGCTGGAGCGGGAGAACGCGGAGCTGGAGAGCCAACTCCGTGAGAGGAGCAAGTGCCACGAGTCCACCGTGTGCCCCGACTACCAGTCCTACTTCCGCACCATCGAGGAGCTCCAGCAGAAG ATCCTGTGCAGCAAGGCTGAGAATGCCAGGCTGATTGTACAAATTGACAATGCCAAGCTGGCCGCCGATGACTTTAGGATCAA GCTGGAGAGTGAGCGCTCCCTGCGTCAGCTGGTGGAGGCGGACATGTGTGGGATGCAGAAGCTCCTTGATGATGCGACCCTGGCCAAGGCCGACCTGGAGGCCCAGCAGGAGTCCCTGAAGGAGGAGCAGCTCTCTCTCAAGAGCAACCATGAGCAG GAAGTGAAGACTCTGAGGAGTCAGCTGGGGGACAAGATCCGGATCGAGCTGGACATTGAGCCCACCATTGACCTGGGCAGGGTGCTGGGGGAGATGCGGGCTCAGTACGAGGCCATGGTGGAGACCAACCGCCAGGACGCGGAGCAGTGGTTCCAAGCCCAG TCCGAAGGCATCAGCCTGCAGGCCATGTCCTGCTCCGAGGAGCTGCAGTGCTGCCAGTCGGAGATCCTGGAGCTGCGATGCACCGTGAACGCCCTGGAGGTGGAGCGCCAAGCCCAGCACACCTTG AAGGACTGCCTGCAGAACTCCCTGTGTGAAGCCGAGGACCGCTTTGGCACGGAGCTGGCCCAGATGCAGAGCCTGATCAGCAACGTGGAGGAGCAGCTGTCCGAGATCCGCGCTGACCTGGAGCGGCAGAACCAGGAGTACCAGGTGCTGCTGGACGTGAAGGCCCGGCTGGAGAACGAGATTGCCACGTACCGAAACCTTCTGGAGAGCGAGGACTGCAA aTTACCCTGCAATCCCTGCTCCACGCCTGCCTCCTGTACTTCTTGTCCAAGCTGTGGCCCCGTCACCTGTGTACCTCCCTCTGGCCATGGAGCCAGCACGGGGAGATGTCTCTGA